One Candidatus Neomarinimicrobiota bacterium DNA window includes the following coding sequences:
- a CDS encoding PD40 domain-containing protein — protein sequence MHKNLIYGVREMIPQGSGTLKIKYFALILALSTILLGKDMVIKDTQVLLSTVNTPFYFPAYTMDGESILLTQNAYTGLWILNRSSEELRQITSVQGAGYQPRSLSDGTVIYRQDDYQKGRKFTSLYKADASGNHLIAEGARFVSPANMVDHRMLYLIDETPTILNAITGQRERNLADYTTILNDKLSIKLFKAGVQTILAPQGQGNYIWSELSPSGDMVVYTMTGQGTFVCDLDGKIIAELGDAHAAQWSPDGKYIVYMQDLDDGSQYTESEIWIVSYDGQHAWKITDTPDIIEMYPQWAPDGQHVIYHSLQGEIMETSFEIVE from the coding sequence ATGCATAAAAACTTAATTTATGGGGTGAGAGAAATGATACCCCAGGGAAGTGGGACTTTGAAGATAAAATATTTTGCATTGATTTTAGCCCTTTCCACAATCCTGCTGGGCAAGGACATGGTCATAAAGGATACACAGGTGCTCCTCAGCACCGTCAATACGCCTTTCTATTTCCCTGCCTACACCATGGATGGGGAATCAATATTATTGACTCAAAATGCCTATACTGGACTCTGGATATTAAACAGGTCCTCAGAAGAACTGCGCCAGATCACCAGCGTTCAGGGTGCTGGATATCAGCCCCGTAGTCTGTCTGATGGAACTGTCATCTATCGCCAGGATGACTATCAGAAGGGCAGAAAATTCACCTCCCTTTACAAAGCTGATGCATCAGGCAATCACCTCATTGCAGAGGGAGCTAGGTTCGTATCACCGGCCAACATGGTTGACCATCGAATGCTCTATTTAATTGACGAAACACCAACCATCCTCAATGCCATCACCGGCCAGCGCGAGAGGAATCTGGCAGATTATACAACCATCCTAAATGACAAGCTCTCCATAAAGCTATTCAAGGCGGGTGTTCAAACTATCCTGGCTCCACAGGGCCAGGGTAATTACATCTGGTCTGAATTATCTCCATCTGGTGATATGGTGGTATATACTATGACCGGACAGGGAACTTTTGTATGTGATCTTGACGGGAAAATTATTGCTGAACTGGGGGATGCCCATGCGGCACAATGGTCACCTGATGGTAAATACATCGTCTACATGCAAGATCTGGATGACGGTAGTCAATATACTGAATCAGAGATATGGATTGTATCCTATGATGGCCAGCATGCCTGGAAAATCACTGATACCCCCGACATTATTGAGATGTATCCTCAATGGGCACCTGACGGACAGCACGTGATTTATCATTCTCTCCAGGGTGAAATTATGGAAACCTCATTTGAGATTGTGGAGTAG